In the genome of Candidatus Microbacterium phytovorans, one region contains:
- the hpt gene encoding hypoxanthine phosphoribosyltransferase yields MRAADIADQLTTVLVTEEEIQAKLEELAAQVVADYEGKELLLVGVLKGAVMVMADLARALPRAIAMDWMAVSSYGAGTKSSGVVQIRKDLDTDLTGKHVLIVEDIIDSGLTLSWLLENFASRGAASIEVLALLRKPAAAKVEIDCRYVGFDIPNDFVVGYGLDYAEGYRNLRDVAVLAPHVYS; encoded by the coding sequence ATGCGCGCGGCCGACATCGCAGACCAGCTGACCACCGTCCTCGTGACCGAGGAGGAGATCCAGGCGAAGCTCGAGGAGCTCGCGGCGCAGGTCGTCGCCGACTACGAGGGCAAAGAGCTGCTGCTGGTCGGCGTGCTCAAGGGCGCGGTCATGGTCATGGCCGACCTCGCCAGGGCCCTCCCTCGCGCGATCGCGATGGACTGGATGGCCGTGTCCTCGTACGGAGCCGGCACGAAGTCCAGCGGCGTCGTCCAGATCCGCAAAGACCTCGACACCGATCTCACCGGCAAGCACGTGCTGATCGTCGAGGACATCATCGACTCGGGTCTGACGCTCAGCTGGCTGCTTGAGAACTTCGCCTCCCGCGGTGCCGCCTCCATCGAGGTGCTCGCGCTCCTCCGCAAGCCCGCCGCCGCGAAGGTCGAGATCGACTGCCGCTACGTCGGGTTCGACATCCCGAACGACTTCGTCGTCGGGTACGGCCTCGACTACGCGGAGGGCTATCGCAACCTTCGCGACGTCGCCGTCCTCGCGCCCCACGTCTACAGCTGA
- the ftsH gene encoding ATP-dependent zinc metalloprotease FtsH, translating to MDFKKLTRNPFMYVLLIGVLLLIGMSLISGLTGAKRITTQEGLQLLGGDTVSKVVMTDGDQRVDLTLSKAFKDSTNVQFYYTTARADEVVTAIDSASPKDGFDDVVPQPSFWGGILSLVIPLLLLGLLFWFLLSSAQGGGSKVMQFGKSRAKLVTKETPTVTFGDVAGAEEAIEEMQEIKDFLKDPAKFQAVGARIPKGVLLYGPPGTGKTLLARAVAGEAGVPFYSISGSDFVEMFVGVGASRVRDLFNQAKENAPAIIFIDEIDAVGRHRGAGMGGGHDEREQTLNQMLVEMDGFDPKVSVLVIAATNRPDILDPALLRPGRFDRQIGVDAPDLKGRQKILEVHGRGKPLSPSVDLSVIARKTPGFTGADLANVLNEAALLTARSNAQLIDMRALDEAIDRVIAGPQRRTRVMRDKEKLITAYHEGGHALVAAAMNHSDPVTKITILPRGKALGYTMVMPLEDKYSITRNELQDQLAWAMGGRVAEEVVFHDPTTGASNDIEKATNIARKMVTEYGMTTEVGPVKLGQSSGEVFMGRDMGHGRDFSERIAERVDQQVRDLIEQAHNEAYEVLNANRDILDRLATALLEKETLDHLEIAEIFTDIRKLPPRPQWLSSTERPVSTLPPVEVPRTQDEAGLAAQVAAEGETVAQKAPARRASGQARPATA from the coding sequence ATGGATTTCAAGAAGCTGACCCGCAACCCGTTCATGTACGTGTTGCTCATCGGTGTGCTCCTGCTCATCGGGATGTCGCTCATCTCCGGCCTCACGGGGGCCAAGCGCATCACGACGCAGGAAGGGTTGCAGCTGCTCGGCGGCGACACGGTCAGCAAGGTCGTCATGACCGACGGTGACCAGCGCGTCGACCTGACGCTGTCGAAGGCCTTCAAGGACTCGACGAACGTGCAGTTCTACTACACGACGGCGCGCGCCGACGAGGTCGTCACGGCCATCGACTCCGCATCGCCGAAGGACGGCTTCGACGACGTCGTCCCGCAGCCGAGCTTCTGGGGCGGCATCCTGTCCCTCGTGATCCCGCTCCTGCTGCTGGGTCTTCTCTTCTGGTTCCTGCTGTCCAGCGCCCAGGGCGGCGGCAGCAAGGTGATGCAGTTCGGCAAGTCCCGCGCGAAGCTCGTGACGAAGGAGACCCCCACGGTCACCTTCGGCGACGTCGCCGGTGCCGAAGAGGCCATCGAGGAGATGCAGGAGATCAAAGACTTCCTGAAAGACCCCGCGAAGTTCCAGGCCGTCGGCGCCCGCATCCCGAAGGGCGTGCTCCTCTACGGCCCTCCCGGCACCGGAAAGACGCTGCTCGCGCGCGCGGTCGCCGGCGAAGCCGGGGTGCCGTTCTACTCCATCTCGGGTTCTGACTTCGTGGAGATGTTCGTCGGCGTCGGTGCGAGTCGCGTTCGCGACCTCTTCAACCAGGCCAAGGAGAACGCTCCGGCCATCATCTTCATCGACGAGATCGACGCCGTCGGTCGCCACCGCGGCGCCGGCATGGGCGGCGGTCACGACGAGCGCGAGCAGACGCTCAACCAGATGCTCGTGGAGATGGACGGCTTCGACCCCAAGGTGTCCGTGCTCGTCATCGCGGCCACCAACCGTCCCGACATCCTCGACCCCGCGCTGCTGCGCCCCGGCCGTTTCGACCGGCAGATCGGCGTCGACGCGCCCGACCTGAAGGGCCGTCAGAAGATCCTCGAGGTGCACGGGCGGGGCAAGCCCCTGTCGCCCTCGGTCGACCTCTCGGTCATCGCGCGGAAGACCCCCGGGTTCACCGGTGCCGACCTCGCCAACGTCCTCAACGAGGCCGCGCTGCTCACGGCTCGCTCCAACGCGCAGCTGATCGACATGCGGGCCCTCGACGAGGCCATCGATCGCGTGATCGCCGGGCCGCAGCGACGCACGCGCGTCATGCGGGACAAGGAGAAGCTCATCACGGCCTACCACGAGGGCGGTCACGCGCTCGTGGCGGCGGCGATGAACCACTCCGACCCGGTCACCAAGATCACGATCCTCCCGCGAGGCAAGGCCCTCGGCTACACGATGGTCATGCCCCTGGAAGACAAGTACTCCATCACCCGCAACGAGCTGCAGGACCAGCTGGCGTGGGCCATGGGCGGTCGTGTCGCCGAGGAGGTCGTCTTCCACGACCCCACCACCGGTGCGAGCAACGACATCGAGAAGGCGACCAACATCGCCCGGAAGATGGTCACGGAGTACGGCATGACGACCGAGGTCGGACCCGTCAAGCTCGGCCAGTCCTCGGGCGAGGTCTTCATGGGCCGCGACATGGGCCACGGCCGCGACTTCAGCGAGCGGATCGCCGAGCGCGTCGATCAGCAGGTGCGAGACCTCATCGAGCAGGCCCACAACGAGGCCTACGAGGTGCTCAACGCGAACCGCGACATCCTCGACCGGCTGGCCACGGCGCTCCTCGAGAAGGAGACGCTCGACCACCTCGAGATCGCCGAGATCTTCACCGACATCCGCAAGCTCCCGCCGCGCCCGCAGTGGCTGTCGAGCACGGAGCGCCCCGTGTCGACGCTTCCCCCCGTGGAGGTGCCGCGCACCCAAGACGAGGCGGGCCTCGCCGCTCAGGTGGCCGCAGAGGGCGAGACGGTCGCGCAGAAGGCCCCCGCGCGTCGTGCGAGCGGGCAGGCGCGTCCCGCGACCGCATAG
- a CDS encoding GTP cyclohydrolase I — MAVDRDRVAALVRDLLEAIGEDPDRPGLRATPHRVADAYAEFFSGVGEDAAAPLAHTISVTRGPAPDTLPSGAVMLRDIRFRSVCEHHLLPFAGHAHIAYLPGEQVVGLGALPRVVDVLAARPQVQERLGEQIADVIADSLDTRGVLVVLDATHECVTMRGGRQPDASTVTVAARGELSEPAARAEIMLLLTGRAT, encoded by the coding sequence GTGGCCGTCGACCGTGACCGCGTCGCCGCTCTGGTGCGCGACCTCCTCGAGGCGATCGGTGAAGACCCCGATCGTCCCGGCCTGCGGGCTACGCCGCACCGGGTCGCCGATGCGTACGCCGAGTTCTTCTCGGGTGTGGGAGAGGATGCCGCGGCGCCGCTCGCGCACACGATCTCCGTGACGCGTGGCCCGGCCCCCGACACGCTGCCGTCAGGCGCCGTCATGCTGCGCGACATCCGGTTCCGCTCCGTGTGCGAGCATCACCTCCTGCCGTTCGCCGGCCACGCCCACATCGCGTATCTGCCGGGCGAGCAGGTCGTGGGTCTCGGGGCGCTGCCGCGCGTCGTCGACGTGCTCGCGGCGCGGCCGCAGGTGCAGGAGCGCCTCGGCGAGCAGATCGCCGATGTCATCGCCGACTCCCTGGACACGCGCGGGGTGCTCGTCGTGCTCGACGCCACCCACGAATGCGTCACGATGCGCGGCGGCCGTCAGCCCGACGCGTCGACCGTCACGGTAGCGGCGCGCGGGGAGCTCTCCGAGCCGGCGGCGCGCGCCGAGATCATGCTGCTCCTCACGGGACGGGCGACATGA
- the tilS gene encoding tRNA lysidine(34) synthetase TilS has protein sequence MDERRPGLDPAVADVRRAVRAALADLDGPVVVGLSGGADSLALAAAVAFEAPKAGVAASAVVIDHGLQEGSDVVAARAARVAEELGLPARTVRVEVGREGGLEAAARDARRAALRAAARDAGASAILLAHTLDDQAETVLIGLARGSGSTSLGGMSPDREDDGIRWVRPLLGVRRTTTRAACVAQDLPPWDDPHNLDRRFLRVRVRQDVLPLLETSIGPGVAEALARTADQLREDADAFAEMIDETIEDIVEHAEAGIAVSVPALAANPPALRHRIIRHVVASEFGVSLTRAQTLEVARLVTHWRGQGPVDLPGCRALRAGQLIEFAASAS, from the coding sequence ATGGACGAGCGTCGACCGGGCCTGGACCCCGCCGTGGCCGATGTGCGCCGCGCCGTGCGCGCAGCCCTCGCCGACCTGGATGGCCCCGTCGTGGTGGGCCTGTCCGGTGGTGCCGACTCTCTCGCGCTCGCCGCAGCGGTCGCGTTCGAGGCGCCGAAGGCGGGCGTGGCGGCGTCGGCGGTCGTCATCGACCACGGGCTCCAGGAGGGGTCCGACGTCGTCGCCGCGCGCGCCGCGCGCGTCGCGGAGGAGCTCGGCCTCCCCGCCCGCACCGTGCGCGTGGAGGTGGGTCGCGAGGGCGGTCTCGAGGCCGCTGCCCGCGACGCGCGTCGGGCAGCGCTGCGCGCGGCCGCTCGGGATGCCGGCGCCTCCGCGATCCTGTTGGCGCACACGCTCGACGATCAGGCGGAGACCGTGCTCATCGGTCTCGCGCGGGGCTCGGGCTCGACGAGCCTCGGCGGCATGTCGCCCGATCGCGAGGACGACGGCATCCGCTGGGTGCGTCCGCTGCTGGGAGTGCGGCGGACGACGACGCGCGCCGCGTGCGTGGCTCAGGATCTGCCGCCGTGGGACGACCCGCACAACCTCGACCGTCGCTTCCTGCGCGTGCGGGTGCGTCAAGACGTGCTGCCGCTCCTGGAAACCTCGATCGGTCCGGGCGTGGCGGAGGCTCTCGCCCGCACCGCCGATCAGCTGCGGGAGGATGCCGACGCCTTCGCCGAGATGATCGACGAGACCATCGAAGACATCGTCGAGCATGCCGAGGCGGGCATCGCGGTCTCGGTTCCCGCGCTCGCGGCCAATCCGCCAGCGCTGCGCCACCGCATCATCCGCCACGTCGTCGCGAGCGAGTTCGGGGTGTCGCTCACCCGCGCGCAGACGCTCGAAGTCGCCCGGTTGGTGACGCACTGGAGGGGTCAGGGGCCTGTGGATCTGCCCGGATGCCGTGCCCTCCGCGCCGGTCAGTTGATCGAATTTGCCGCATCCGCGTCATAA